The sequence ACAGCCCAGCACACCCCCAGGCTTGCCCACGCCCGGCCCAGCCAGCCACTGAGCCGCGCGGCGGTTCAGTGGCTGCGCAGCCAGGCCACCGCCTGGCGGGTGAGCTCATCTGGCGCCTGGGCCACGTCCAGCACCAGCCCGGACTCATCGGCCTCGAGCGGTTCGAGCGTCGCGATCTGGGAGTCCAGCAGGGTGACCGGCATGTAGTGACCCTCCCGGGCGCCCATCCGCCGCCGGATCACCTCGGCGGAGCCGTCCACCAGGATGAAGTCCACCGACGGCGGCCCGGCCCGGAGCACGTCCCGGTAGCTGCGCCGCAGCGCGGAACAGGCCATCACCGTGGAGACTCCCTCGGCGGCCCGCGTGCTCATCCAGGTGGCGAGCTCGGCCAGCCACGGCCACCGGTCGGAGTCGGTGAGCGGCTCCCCTGCGGCCATCTTGGTCACGTTCGACTCGGGGTGGTACTCGTCCGCCTCGGCGAAGGTGAAGTCCGTGGCTACGGCGATCCCGCTGGCCACAGTGGTCTTGCCCGACCCGGACACCCCCATCACCACCACATGCTGGGTGTTCACGCTGGACTCCTTCCCTCGTTCTCAGCAGCTCGAGGCGGGTAGCCCGCGAACCTGCACCGGCAGCGTACCTGGGGCATCGGCCTCACCGGTGAGCACGTCCACCGCCGCTTCGAAAGTGCCGGCCGTGTGCCCGAAAGCCGCCAGCTGCACCGGGTTTCCGGCACCGCGCAGCAGCCAGGGGCCGTCCAGGGCGATGGCCACGTCCGAACCGGTCTCCGGAGTCTCGGCGGTGACCAGCCGGATGTCGCTGTCCGCGTCCTCCTCCAACGGCACCACCTCCAGCCCACCGGCCTCGGCCGCCGCGACGAACGCGTCCCAGTCCTGCGTGGACCCGCCGCGCACGTGCACCCGCGGCCCGGCCAGTACTCCCCCGCACTCCCCGGCCACCTGGGTGATCGCAGCCCGGCTCAGCGCCAGCGAGGCGGCGGCGCCGAAGCTGGACTCGTCCGGGTCGACCGGGCCGGTCGCCTCACCGGCCTGCGCCTGCCACCGCATCATCGCGATCACCCGGCCGGCCGCCTCATCCACCCGGTCGCGGTCCAGGCTGCCGTCCTCAAGCGCATCGACGATCCCCTGGTGAGCGGCGCCGACGTCGGTAGGCCCGAGCAGCAGATCGGCACCGGCGTCCAGAGCCATCACGGCGATCTCGTCCGGGCCGTAGCTGTTCGTCAGCGCCCCCATGTCCAGGCCGTCGGTGATCGCGACCCCGGTGAAGCCGAGGTCCTCGCGCAGATGCTGGTAGGCGGCCGGTGAGAGCGAGGCGGGCAGGTCCTCATCCCAGGCGTCGACGGCGATGTGCCCCATCATCACCGTGGCGGCACCGGCGTCGATACCGGCCTGGAACGGCACCAAATCACGGCGGGTGAGCTCTCGGGCACTGGCGGTCTGCTCCGGCAGGCTCTCGTGCGAGTCGACAGTGAGCGATCCGTGCCCGGGGAAGTGTTTCAGGCTGGAGATCACGCCGCCGTCGGTGAAGCCGTCGACGGCGGCGCTCACCGTGGCAGCGACCCGTTCCGGGTCGTCCCCGGCGGAGCGGGTACCGATCGCGGCGTCGTCGGCGCCGATGGTCACATCCGCCACCGGGGCGAAGTCGAAGTTCAGCCCGCTGGCGCGCAGCTCGATCGCCATCGCCTGGGCGGCATCATGGGTCACCTCGGCGTCGTTCGCGGCACCGGCCGCCATGAAGTCCGGGAACGAGGTCCACGGTCCGGTCTCTGCACTCAGGCGTTGCACCAGCCCGCCCTCGTTGTCGACGGCGAAGATCGCCGGCCAGGACCGGTCCAGCTCTGACTGGGCTGCTTGGATCGCCTCCGAGGTGGCCACCACCTGGTCCAGTGAGCCGACGTTCTCGCCGAAGAGCACGAGTCCGCCCAGGTGGTACTGGCTGAGCTGGTCGGCGGCGGCCGCCGGGTCGGTGCCCGGGTAGCGGGCCAGGATCACCTGACCTGCCACCTGCTCCGGGCTCATCGCCGACGCTGTCGCGATCGCGGCCTCCACCTCGGCCTCGGTGGGGCCCCAGGGCAGCGGTTGCGCTGTTGCGCTCTCCGACGGTGACTGCGAGGGGTCGGTGGTCTCCTCGGGCGGTGTGGTCGGCGGCTCCGCTGGCCCGGTGGGCGTGCAGGCGGCGAGCGCGAAAGCCGCCAGCACCAACGCCACCAGTGCGCGCAGCCCCCACCCCGCACCACGCCCACCGCGCACCCCGCGCCCCACGCGCACCCCGCCTTTCTCCGTCATGAGGCGGCGAGGACCTGGGTGAGCGGCATCCCGGAATCGATGGTGATGTCCAGGTCCGACGGCGGCAGGCCGGCGGCCACCACGGCCGAGCCGAGCGCTGCGATCATTGCCCCATTGTCTGTGCAGTAGCGGATCGGTGGGATCCGC is a genomic window of Ruania zhangjianzhongii containing:
- a CDS encoding gluconokinase encodes the protein MNTQHVVVMGVSGSGKTTVASGIAVATDFTFAEADEYHPESNVTKMAAGEPLTDSDRWPWLAELATWMSTRAAEGVSTVMACSALRRSYRDVLRAGPPSVDFILVDGSAEVIRRRMGAREGHYMPVTLLDSQIATLEPLEADESGLVLDVAQAPDELTRQAVAWLRSH
- a CDS encoding glycoside hydrolase family 3 protein, producing MTEKGGVRVGRGVRGGRGAGWGLRALVALVLAAFALAACTPTGPAEPPTTPPEETTDPSQSPSESATAQPLPWGPTEAEVEAAIATASAMSPEQVAGQVILARYPGTDPAAAADQLSQYHLGGLVLFGENVGSLDQVVATSEAIQAAQSELDRSWPAIFAVDNEGGLVQRLSAETGPWTSFPDFMAAGAANDAEVTHDAAQAMAIELRASGLNFDFAPVADVTIGADDAAIGTRSAGDDPERVAATVSAAVDGFTDGGVISSLKHFPGHGSLTVDSHESLPEQTASARELTRRDLVPFQAGIDAGAATVMMGHIAVDAWDEDLPASLSPAAYQHLREDLGFTGVAITDGLDMGALTNSYGPDEIAVMALDAGADLLLGPTDVGAAHQGIVDALEDGSLDRDRVDEAAGRVIAMMRWQAQAGEATGPVDPDESSFGAAASLALSRAAITQVAGECGGVLAGPRVHVRGGSTQDWDAFVAAAEAGGLEVVPLEEDADSDIRLVTAETPETGSDVAIALDGPWLLRGAGNPVQLAAFGHTAGTFEAAVDVLTGEADAPGTLPVQVRGLPASSC